A portion of the Acidobacteriaceae bacterium genome contains these proteins:
- a CDS encoding phospholipase D-like domain-containing protein has product MKRKPFRTALLSSFVALLSVVSAKAQTIYTFPDDGFTPVYTYINSATKTLDMTMYELVDTTAVNDLIALEAKGVVVRVILDQNLEKTKNTPAYNTLTAAGISVHWANTTYHATHQKTIIVDKASALILSANLTSEYYSDTRDFGVLDTNSSNVSAIEATFNKDFTDTAWTPSKAYSLIWSPTDSDADLLAIINNAEYTLTVESEEISASDIVKALEAAAARGVVVKLIMTNDDNDYASEFNALAAAGVNVHVFKDNSSTLYIHAKVTIADAGYSGDQKVFCGSENYSTASLKENRELGIVMATSALVTKFNGVLLTDYANSTVWVPTA; this is encoded by the coding sequence GTGAAACGCAAGCCGTTCCGCACTGCCCTGCTGTCTTCCTTCGTGGCGTTGTTGTCCGTTGTTTCCGCGAAAGCCCAAACCATCTACACCTTCCCCGATGACGGCTTCACGCCTGTCTACACCTACATCAACTCCGCCACCAAAACGCTCGACATGACCATGTACGAGCTCGTCGATACGACCGCCGTCAACGATCTGATAGCACTCGAAGCCAAAGGCGTCGTCGTACGCGTCATTCTTGATCAGAACCTCGAGAAGACGAAGAACACCCCCGCCTACAACACGCTCACGGCCGCTGGCATCTCCGTCCATTGGGCTAACACGACGTATCATGCGACCCACCAGAAAACGATCATCGTCGACAAAGCCTCGGCACTGATCCTCAGCGCAAATCTCACCAGCGAGTACTACTCCGACACCCGCGACTTCGGCGTGCTCGACACCAACTCCAGCAATGTCTCGGCCATTGAAGCCACCTTCAACAAAGACTTCACCGACACCGCCTGGACACCGAGCAAGGCCTACTCGCTCATCTGGTCCCCAACGGACTCGGATGCCGATCTGCTCGCCATCATCAACAACGCCGAATACACCCTGACCGTTGAATCCGAAGAGATCAGCGCCTCCGACATCGTCAAGGCCCTTGAAGCGGCCGCAGCACGCGGTGTCGTCGTCAAGCTCATCATGACCAATGACGACAACGACTACGCCTCGGAGTTCAACGCGCTCGCAGCCGCCGGCGTTAATGTTCACGTCTTCAAGGACAACTCTTCTACGCTCTACATCCACGCCAAGGTGACCATCGCCGACGCAGGTTACAGCGGCGACCAGAAAGTCTTCTGTGGCTCAGAAAACTACTCCACCGCCTCGCTCAAAGAGAACCGTGAGCTTGGCATCGTCATGGCCACCTCAGCGCTCGTCACGAAGTTCAACGGCGTCCTGCTGACCGACTATGCCAACTCCACCGTCTGGGTTCCTACGGCATAA
- the zwf gene encoding glucose-6-phosphate dehydrogenase produces the protein MATAQSDALVFFGATGDLAYKKIFPALQAMVKHGKLNVPVIGVAKAGWTLDQLKDRAKDSLEKHGGLDAEAWPKLESLFRYVDGDYSDDATFQAVRRELGDAKHPAHYLAIPPVLFEMVVEQLVKSGSAEGARIIVEKPFGHDLASAQELNRILHTAFDESAIFRIDHYLAKNSVSNMVGFRFSNALFESQWNRDHIESVQILMAENFGIQGRGVFYDATGAIRDVIQNHVFQVLCNLAMEPPARFDSESLRDEKVKVLKAIPAIEAGHLVRGQFVGYRQEPGVKADSKVETFAALKLSVDNWRWKGVPFYIRAGKNLPTTCMEIVVRFRPSPDVEATPQCSPQNHVRFRLSPEIAVAIAVAVAPQKTGDPRESVELLASRHARADEVDPYERVLTDAMAGDPMLFARQDYVEEAWRIVDPVLKMDTPLFEYQPQTWGPVETNGIVDPPGGWAEPMAEHPDNFDFLPRNKSR, from the coding sequence GTGGCAACTGCTCAGTCTGACGCGCTGGTCTTTTTCGGAGCAACCGGCGATCTAGCGTATAAGAAGATCTTCCCCGCCCTGCAGGCGATGGTGAAGCACGGCAAGCTGAACGTTCCTGTCATCGGTGTCGCAAAGGCCGGATGGACGCTCGACCAGCTCAAGGACCGCGCGAAGGATTCGCTCGAAAAGCACGGCGGCCTCGACGCAGAAGCATGGCCAAAGCTTGAAAGCCTCTTCCGCTATGTGGACGGGGACTACTCCGACGACGCGACCTTCCAGGCCGTTCGCCGCGAACTCGGCGACGCCAAGCATCCTGCACACTACCTCGCCATCCCCCCGGTTCTCTTTGAAATGGTGGTCGAGCAGCTCGTAAAGTCGGGCTCAGCAGAAGGTGCTCGCATCATCGTGGAAAAGCCCTTCGGCCATGACCTCGCGTCTGCACAGGAACTCAATCGCATCCTGCACACGGCCTTCGACGAATCCGCCATCTTCCGCATCGACCACTACCTCGCGAAGAACTCCGTCAGCAACATGGTCGGCTTCCGCTTCTCCAACGCGCTCTTCGAGTCCCAGTGGAACCGCGACCATATCGAGAGCGTGCAGATCCTCATGGCCGAGAACTTCGGCATCCAGGGCCGCGGCGTCTTCTACGACGCTACCGGAGCCATCCGTGACGTCATCCAGAACCACGTCTTCCAGGTGCTCTGCAACCTCGCCATGGAGCCACCTGCACGCTTTGACAGCGAGAGCCTTCGAGATGAGAAGGTGAAGGTCCTCAAGGCCATCCCTGCCATTGAAGCAGGCCATTTGGTACGTGGACAGTTCGTCGGCTACCGCCAGGAACCCGGTGTCAAAGCAGACTCCAAGGTCGAAACCTTCGCCGCACTCAAGCTAAGCGTCGATAACTGGCGCTGGAAGGGCGTTCCCTTCTACATCCGCGCGGGCAAAAACCTGCCCACCACCTGCATGGAGATCGTCGTCCGATTCCGTCCTTCGCCGGACGTTGAAGCCACGCCGCAGTGCTCGCCGCAAAACCACGTCCGCTTCCGCCTCAGCCCGGAGATCGCCGTCGCTATTGCCGTGGCCGTAGCACCGCAGAAGACAGGCGACCCGCGTGAATCCGTTGAACTCCTCGCCAGCCGCCACGCTCGCGCCGACGAGGTTGACCCCTACGAGCGCGTGCTCACCGACGCCATGGCAGGCGACCCCATGCTCTTCGCTCGTCAGGACTACGTCGAAGAGGCTTGGCGTATCGTCGATCCGGTCCTCAAAATGGATACGCCGCTCTTCGAGTACCAGCCCCAGACCTGGGGCCCTGTCGAAACCAACGGCATCGTCGACCCTCCCGGTGGCTGGGCCGAACCCATGGCCGAACATCCGGATAACTTCGATTTTCTTCCGCGTAACAAGAGCCGCTAG
- a CDS encoding efflux transporter outer membrane subunit: MQPTTRVTRHTLALAFSTLALTGCLGPKYTRPTVQAPPAFRGADDAAVATEAANSLGDQKWTEVFQQPELQELIKTALANNYDLRIAAQRVLEYQSQVKIARAAQFPSLSAGGTGAGADLPSSVGSSIANPLVIGSFNLQASWTPDFWGLYRKQTQAAREDLLAQTWAQRAVRVTLVQQVVTGYLQLRMLDEQLKIATDTAGIRKDSLDLTRKLESAGSSPLSDVRQAEQLYYTATEQIPVLEEQIQQNENAMRLLLGQTPGTVVHTAPDALAPPPQALPTGIPSQLLERRPDIQQAEANLRAANARVGVARAAFFPSLAISGSAGLGGDTFPNIFSSDSKTIYGLGNLTQPIFAGGQIRGKYDLSKQQKEELVLTYQKTILGAFRDVSNALIAVNKSKAAREQQERLVSAARDATRLAQMRYKAGSTSYLEVLTVSSNEFSAELQLATLQETEALTLVQLYAALGGGWQ; this comes from the coding sequence ATGCAACCCACCACACGCGTCACCCGGCACACGTTAGCGCTTGCGTTCAGTACGCTCGCGCTCACGGGCTGCCTTGGGCCCAAGTACACGCGCCCCACGGTGCAGGCGCCGCCTGCCTTCCGTGGGGCCGACGACGCGGCCGTCGCCACCGAGGCCGCTAACTCTCTCGGCGATCAGAAGTGGACCGAAGTCTTCCAGCAGCCCGAGCTGCAGGAACTCATCAAGACCGCGCTCGCCAACAACTACGATCTCCGCATCGCAGCGCAACGCGTGCTCGAGTATCAATCGCAGGTGAAGATCGCCCGTGCTGCACAGTTCCCCTCGCTCAGCGCGGGTGGAACAGGTGCAGGCGCCGACCTTCCCTCGTCGGTCGGCAGCTCCATCGCCAACCCGCTCGTCATCGGCAGCTTCAACCTGCAGGCATCGTGGACGCCCGACTTCTGGGGTCTCTACCGCAAGCAGACCCAGGCTGCTCGTGAAGACCTGCTCGCCCAGACATGGGCACAGCGTGCCGTTCGCGTCACGCTCGTGCAGCAGGTCGTCACTGGCTACCTGCAACTGCGCATGCTCGACGAGCAGTTGAAGATTGCCACGGACACCGCGGGCATCCGCAAGGACTCCCTCGATCTCACTCGCAAGCTCGAAAGCGCGGGCTCCTCGCCTCTGTCGGATGTTCGCCAGGCCGAGCAGCTTTACTACACCGCTACCGAGCAGATCCCTGTGCTTGAAGAGCAGATCCAGCAGAACGAGAACGCCATGCGCCTGCTACTGGGACAAACGCCCGGAACTGTTGTTCACACAGCACCCGACGCGCTTGCTCCTCCGCCTCAGGCTCTGCCCACCGGCATTCCGTCGCAACTGCTTGAGCGTCGTCCTGACATCCAGCAGGCAGAAGCCAACCTCCGCGCAGCCAACGCTCGCGTCGGCGTAGCTCGTGCGGCGTTCTTTCCCTCGCTTGCCATCAGCGGCTCGGCAGGCCTCGGCGGAGACACCTTCCCGAACATCTTCAGCTCAGACAGCAAGACCATCTATGGTCTCGGCAATCTGACGCAGCCGATCTTCGCCGGTGGTCAAATCCGTGGCAAGTACGATCTCTCCAAGCAGCAGAAGGAAGAGCTCGTCCTCACCTACCAGAAGACGATCCTCGGAGCCTTCCGTGATGTCTCCAACGCGCTGATCGCCGTCAACAAGTCGAAGGCTGCACGCGAGCAGCAGGAGCGTCTCGTCTCCGCGGCACGCGACGCCACGCGTCTTGCCCAGATGCGCTACAAGGCTGGCTCGACGAGCTACCTCGAAGTGCTCACCGTCTCCTCCAACGAGTTCTCTGCAGAGCTGCAACTCGCAACCCTGCAGGAAACCGAAGCCCTCACCCTCGTGCAGCTTTACGCTGCTCTTGGCGGCGGCTGGCAGTAG
- a CDS encoding multidrug efflux RND transporter permease subunit, translated as MSKFFINRPIVAIVIAILTVIVGCVVLVQLPTSQYPNIVPPEILVQATYPGADAKTLEQAVATPLEQQMNGVDNMLYMDSVNANNGQTSLYVDFDVKTDPDIDQILAQLRVSQAQSQLPAIVNTAGLTVQKALTSPLMLVSVNSPNNGYDAQFLTNYAIINLQDEIARLPGVSRTQVFGGQYAMRIWIKPDQIAKLGVTATDIVNAVTTQNNVNPAGQIGGEPVPSGQQFTYTVRTQGRLVTAEEFGNIIIRANADGSVLHLRDVARVELGAQTYNMTARYNGAPAGIMAVYQLPGSNAVEVAAAVHKRMDELQKNFPAGIKYDIPLDTTKAVTAGIHEIVETLVIALLLVILVVYIFLQGWRATLIPLMAVPVSLIGTFILFPVLGFSINTLSLFGLVLAIGLVVDDAIIVVEAVEHHIEQGMTPRDATIKAMEEVGGPVVAIALILAAVFIPTAFIPGITGRLYQQFAVTIAISVMISAFNALTLSPALASLLLKPRDKNRKPSLLTRFFNWFNRVFSRTTESYVSTSSVLVHKSGMAMLALAIIAAIAVFSGAKLPSGFIPQEDQGYLFAALQLPDASSLQRTDLAAQKITKALLQTPGIGGVVAVNGFSLLTQVQSTNSAFFFISLKPWDDRKTKEEQIEAIQASVGQKLGGDGDGLAFSFPPPAIPGVGTSGGVTMVLQDTSGTDDPTFLAKNLGAFLGALKQRKEIAAAIPSYLPAVPQLYADVDKEKAAQQQVALSDIYTTMQTFMGGYLVNYFNRFGRQWQTYVEAEGSSRTQIGNISQFYVRSANGSQVPLGSLVHTRQTNGPEFIMRFNEYNAAQLNISGAPGYSSGQVRQALEETFAKTMPEGMGFAYSGMTYQEQKAAQGVPTWAVFALSILIVFLILAALYESWTLPFSVLLSTPVAILGGYLALQLRSYENDIFATIGIVMLIGLSAKNAILIVEFAVANYKEGKSISVSALEAARLRFRPIVMTAFAFICGCLPLWTATGSGAVSRRILGTVVIGGMVLATLIGILMVPVTFSVVEYLSLHFKRGGKNVSMDSTHVIEGHENDTPNQDGHATGGHA; from the coding sequence ATGAGTAAGTTCTTTATCAATCGGCCCATCGTGGCCATCGTCATCGCAATTCTGACGGTCATCGTCGGTTGCGTTGTCCTTGTTCAACTGCCTACGTCGCAGTATCCCAACATTGTTCCCCCCGAAATCCTCGTGCAGGCGACCTATCCCGGAGCCGATGCGAAGACCCTGGAGCAAGCTGTCGCCACGCCGCTCGAGCAGCAGATGAACGGCGTCGACAACATGCTCTACATGGATTCGGTCAACGCCAATAACGGTCAGACCTCGCTCTACGTCGACTTCGACGTAAAGACCGATCCTGACATCGACCAGATTCTCGCTCAGCTTCGCGTTTCTCAGGCCCAGTCGCAGTTGCCTGCCATCGTGAACACCGCGGGCCTGACCGTGCAAAAGGCGCTTACCTCGCCCCTGATGCTCGTCAGTGTGAACTCACCCAATAACGGCTATGACGCACAGTTCCTTACCAACTACGCGATCATCAACTTGCAGGATGAAATTGCTCGTCTGCCCGGTGTCAGCCGTACGCAGGTTTTCGGCGGACAGTATGCGATGCGTATCTGGATCAAGCCGGACCAGATTGCCAAGCTCGGCGTAACGGCAACCGACATCGTCAATGCTGTTACCACGCAGAACAACGTAAACCCCGCCGGTCAGATCGGCGGCGAACCTGTACCCAGCGGCCAGCAGTTCACCTACACGGTGCGCACGCAGGGCCGTCTCGTTACAGCGGAAGAGTTCGGCAACATCATCATCCGCGCCAATGCGGACGGCTCGGTGCTGCATCTGCGCGACGTTGCTCGCGTAGAACTCGGTGCACAGACTTACAACATGACGGCCCGCTACAACGGCGCTCCGGCCGGCATCATGGCGGTCTATCAGCTCCCCGGCTCCAACGCCGTGGAAGTTGCTGCCGCTGTCCACAAGCGGATGGATGAACTGCAGAAGAACTTCCCCGCAGGCATCAAGTACGACATTCCGCTGGACACGACCAAGGCCGTGACCGCAGGCATCCACGAAATCGTAGAGACGCTGGTGATCGCGCTCCTACTCGTCATCCTCGTCGTGTACATCTTCCTGCAGGGTTGGCGCGCCACACTGATTCCGTTGATGGCTGTGCCGGTGTCGCTCATTGGTACGTTCATCCTCTTCCCTGTTCTCGGCTTCTCGATCAACACGTTGTCGCTCTTCGGCCTCGTGCTCGCCATCGGTCTCGTCGTCGATGACGCCATCATCGTGGTCGAAGCCGTTGAGCACCACATCGAACAGGGCATGACTCCCCGAGACGCAACCATCAAGGCGATGGAAGAGGTCGGAGGCCCGGTTGTGGCCATCGCTCTCATCCTCGCGGCGGTGTTCATCCCGACGGCGTTCATCCCCGGGATCACCGGTCGCCTCTATCAGCAGTTCGCCGTCACCATCGCGATCTCGGTCATGATCTCGGCGTTCAACGCGCTGACGCTCAGCCCCGCGCTCGCTTCCCTGCTGCTGAAGCCAAGGGACAAGAACCGCAAGCCAAGTCTTCTCACACGCTTCTTCAACTGGTTCAACCGCGTCTTCAGCCGCACAACGGAAAGCTACGTTTCGACCTCGAGCGTACTCGTCCATAAGTCCGGTATGGCGATGCTTGCCCTTGCGATCATCGCAGCCATTGCGGTCTTCTCCGGGGCCAAGCTGCCCAGCGGCTTCATCCCGCAGGAAGATCAGGGCTACCTCTTCGCTGCCCTGCAGCTTCCGGATGCCTCGAGTCTGCAACGTACCGATCTTGCTGCGCAGAAGATCACCAAGGCCTTGCTCCAGACTCCGGGCATCGGCGGCGTCGTAGCTGTTAACGGCTTCAGCCTGCTCACGCAGGTGCAGAGCACGAACAGCGCCTTCTTCTTCATCTCGCTCAAACCTTGGGATGACCGCAAGACGAAGGAAGAGCAGATCGAGGCTATTCAAGCCAGCGTCGGCCAGAAGCTTGGCGGCGACGGCGATGGTCTCGCCTTCAGCTTCCCTCCACCGGCTATTCCCGGTGTCGGTACCTCGGGCGGCGTGACGATGGTTCTGCAGGACACCTCCGGCACGGACGATCCAACGTTCCTCGCCAAGAACCTCGGTGCATTCCTCGGCGCACTCAAGCAACGTAAGGAGATTGCAGCCGCAATCCCGTCGTACCTGCCAGCCGTTCCGCAGCTCTACGCCGATGTCGACAAGGAGAAGGCCGCACAGCAACAGGTTGCCCTCTCTGACATCTACACCACCATGCAGACCTTCATGGGCGGCTACCTGGTCAACTACTTCAACCGTTTCGGTCGCCAGTGGCAGACCTACGTAGAAGCAGAAGGCAGCTCGCGTACGCAGATTGGCAACATCAGCCAGTTCTATGTACGCAGTGCGAACGGCAGCCAGGTTCCTCTCGGCTCGCTCGTCCACACGCGGCAGACCAACGGCCCTGAGTTCATCATGCGCTTCAACGAGTACAACGCTGCGCAGTTGAACATCTCCGGCGCTCCGGGCTACAGCTCCGGGCAGGTCCGCCAGGCTCTCGAAGAGACCTTCGCCAAGACCATGCCGGAAGGTATGGGCTTCGCCTACTCGGGCATGACGTACCAGGAGCAGAAAGCAGCACAAGGCGTTCCCACATGGGCTGTCTTCGCGCTCTCCATCCTTATCGTCTTCCTGATTCTCGCCGCGCTGTATGAAAGCTGGACGCTGCCTTTCAGCGTTCTGCTCAGCACACCGGTCGCGATCCTCGGCGGTTACCTCGCACTGCAGCTTCGGTCGTATGAGAACGACATCTTCGCGACCATCGGCATCGTCATGCTGATCGGTCTCTCCGCGAAGAACGCCATCCTCATCGTCGAGTTCGCCGTGGCCAACTACAAAGAGGGCAAGAGTATCTCTGTGTCTGCACTTGAGGCAGCCAGACTACGCTTCCGTCCCATCGTAATGACGGCGTTCGCCTTCATCTGCGGTTGCTTGCCTTTGTGGACAGCAACCGGCTCGGGTGCAGTTTCACGACGCATCCTTGGTACGGTGGTGATCGGCGGCATGGTGCTGGCAACGCTCATCGGAATCCTCATGGTTCCCGTCACCTTCTCCGTGGTTGAGTACCTCAGCCTGCACTTCAAGAGAGGCGGCAAGAACGTCAGCATGGACTCCACGCACGTGATTGAAGGCCACGAGAATGACACCCCCAACCAGGACGGTCACGCCACCGGAGGACACGCCTAA
- a CDS encoding efflux RND transporter periplasmic adaptor subunit yields the protein MKYLLAAQPFPAARRMHGGTAAVALVTAFALAGCNKDAPKAAPGGGLPVSYITAAPSDVPLKNEWVGTLDGNVNAQIQPQVTGYLVAQKYREGSVVSKGEVLFQIDRRPFEAALAQAQGQVGQAQGQLAQAQAAEQLAKINVNRDSPLAEQRAIAQSQLDNDKQQLATAEANIATATASIASAKAAVQTATLNLGFTEVRSLISGVAGQATTQVGNLVSPQTTLTAVSQLDPIRVYFSMSDNEYLTLTSRARQNSMSFDKDISRIELSLVLADGSTYPHKGHIAFVDRGMNQQTGAIRIAALFPNPGNVLRPGQFGRVSANTETLHDAIVLPQAAVNDLQGEKQVYTLTSDNKVHIVPVVLGPETKEGWVIKSGIQSGTHVAIDQLQKLKEGMPVSAQPAKADASTAQGR from the coding sequence ATGAAGTATTTGCTTGCAGCGCAGCCTTTTCCCGCAGCGCGCAGAATGCACGGCGGCACAGCTGCCGTTGCTCTGGTTACCGCGTTTGCCCTGGCAGGATGCAACAAGGACGCACCGAAAGCAGCGCCTGGTGGCGGCCTTCCGGTCAGCTACATCACGGCTGCGCCCTCTGATGTCCCTCTGAAGAACGAATGGGTAGGCACCCTCGACGGCAACGTAAACGCACAGATTCAGCCCCAGGTTACCGGCTATCTGGTTGCGCAGAAGTATCGTGAAGGCTCCGTCGTCTCCAAGGGCGAGGTACTCTTCCAGATCGACCGTCGTCCGTTCGAGGCAGCTCTGGCGCAGGCTCAGGGGCAAGTTGGACAGGCACAGGGGCAGCTCGCACAAGCGCAGGCAGCCGAACAACTGGCGAAAATTAACGTCAATCGCGATAGCCCGCTGGCAGAACAGCGCGCCATCGCCCAGAGCCAGCTCGACAACGACAAGCAGCAGCTAGCTACGGCGGAAGCCAACATTGCGACCGCCACGGCATCCATCGCTTCTGCAAAGGCTGCCGTGCAGACGGCGACGCTGAATCTTGGATTCACCGAGGTTCGTTCGCTCATCAGCGGCGTTGCAGGCCAGGCAACCACTCAGGTCGGCAACCTTGTCAGCCCGCAAACCACGTTGACGGCGGTCTCGCAACTTGACCCCATCCGCGTTTACTTCTCGATGAGCGACAACGAGTACCTGACGCTCACCAGCCGCGCCCGCCAGAACAGCATGAGCTTCGATAAGGATATCTCCCGCATCGAACTCTCGCTCGTACTGGCCGATGGTTCGACCTATCCACACAAGGGTCACATCGCGTTCGTCGATCGTGGAATGAACCAGCAGACCGGTGCCATCCGTATCGCGGCTCTCTTCCCGAATCCCGGCAACGTGCTTCGTCCCGGACAGTTTGGTCGCGTCTCTGCCAACACCGAGACGCTGCACGATGCGATCGTTCTGCCGCAGGCTGCGGTCAACGATCTCCAGGGCGAAAAGCAGGTGTACACGCTGACTTCCGACAACAAGGTGCACATCGTCCCCGTGGTGCTTGGTCCTGAGACCAAGGAGGGATGGGTCATCAAGAGCGGAATTCAGTCTGGCACGCACGTTGCGATTGACCAGTTGCAGAAGCTGAAGGAAGGCATGCCCGTTTCGGCACAGCCTGCCAAGGCCGATGCCTCGACCGCGCAGGGGAGGTAA
- a CDS encoding biotin/lipoyl-binding protein, translating into MPLAFWRRSNHADQDANTQNPQSENAAPQPQRSEQQQGQNGSKPESKPADPAKKRKIMIIAVVVAVVALIGGVLWWLHARNYEDTDDAQIDGHLHSIASRVEGTVVTVHVEDNQPVHKGDLLVELDPKDYEVSLNKAEASYQQAQAQTEVQNPNLPITRQTNTTNVSTGQAEVANAAAALAAAEHDQASATAQLDEAKANNDRAQKDLQRYTRLLERDEVSKQDYDQYLATARAQSASVAQQEAALRSSAKVVDQRNAQLQEQREKLHQSQVNAPQQVAIQQAQITSSKANAASQKAEMDQAALNLGYTKIYSPVDGIATERSAESGGKVSAGQQLMMIVESNDMWVPSARNRDPRRPRARTDDSTKKVLLLRERLSRVRRRRHLGR; encoded by the coding sequence ATGCCCCTGGCATTCTGGAGGAGAAGTAATCATGCCGATCAGGACGCAAACACTCAGAACCCGCAGTCAGAAAACGCTGCACCGCAACCGCAACGTAGCGAACAGCAGCAGGGACAAAATGGCTCCAAGCCCGAGAGCAAACCGGCTGATCCTGCGAAGAAACGCAAGATCATGATCATTGCCGTGGTCGTCGCTGTTGTAGCTCTCATCGGCGGTGTGCTCTGGTGGCTGCACGCTCGGAATTATGAAGATACGGACGACGCGCAGATCGACGGTCATCTTCACTCCATCGCGTCCCGCGTCGAAGGCACAGTCGTCACCGTTCATGTTGAAGATAACCAACCTGTGCACAAAGGCGACCTCCTTGTAGAACTCGATCCCAAAGACTACGAGGTGTCGCTGAACAAGGCAGAAGCTTCTTACCAGCAGGCCCAGGCGCAGACGGAAGTGCAGAATCCGAACCTGCCGATTACGCGACAGACCAACACCACCAATGTGAGCACCGGACAAGCGGAAGTCGCCAATGCCGCAGCTGCACTCGCTGCTGCGGAACACGATCAGGCCAGCGCCACGGCACAGTTGGATGAGGCGAAAGCCAACAACGACCGCGCACAAAAGGACCTTCAACGCTACACCCGGCTGCTCGAACGAGACGAGGTCTCCAAGCAGGATTACGACCAGTACCTCGCCACAGCGAGGGCACAGTCGGCTAGTGTGGCTCAGCAGGAGGCTGCGCTTCGGTCCTCTGCGAAAGTCGTCGACCAGCGCAACGCTCAGTTGCAGGAACAGCGCGAGAAGCTCCACCAAAGCCAGGTGAACGCACCGCAGCAGGTCGCCATTCAGCAGGCGCAGATCACGTCCAGCAAGGCCAATGCCGCATCGCAAAAGGCTGAGATGGATCAGGCAGCTCTCAACCTCGGGTACACGAAAATCTATTCTCCGGTGGATGGCATCGCCACAGAACGCAGCGCCGAATCTGGCGGCAAGGTCAGTGCGGGCCAGCAACTCATGATGATCGTTGAGTCAAATGACATGTGGGTACCCTCAGCCCGGAACCGAGATCCTCGGCGGCCTCGGGCCAGGACTGATGATTCAACAAAGAAGGTTCTCTTACTACGCGAACGTTTATCACGAGTTCGGCGCCGTAGACACCTCGGAAGGTAA